From the genome of Candidatus Nitrospira nitrificans:
AGAAGCCTGATGATTAATGCTGCTCTTGCCCGTCTCCGACTAACCTTCTCCTTAAGTCCAGTGATTTCTCAAGGGAAAAGCTGTAAGCTTCGTGCGCAAAAGCTACCTCAGTTTCTCTCTTCTGAAAGGCGTGATGGCTAGTCTCGAAGATCTCCAACCCAATGCCGCTGTCCGCGGCATCCTGCCTGATTCCTTGGTTACCGTCGTCAGTGTGCAGTGGTTTGGATCTGAAGCGCTCGAACTCACATACAAAGACCCGGCAGGTCGTGTGGCAAACGTCCTGCTGTATCGACATGATGAGCCACGGCTTGAAGTGGTTGAGCATGGTCGCCCCTGGAGTTTCGACGGTGATGGCAGTCTCTTCCGCCTCGTGTCGGAAGCACACCGCATCCGCCTTGCCCATCTCTTCGATCCGGTTCTGGCCGTCCACACGTCGCTCGTCGACCCTCTGCCACACCAGATCACCGCGGTCTACGAGGCCATGTTGCCACGCCAACCGCTTCGTTTCTTGCTGGCTGATGATCCTGGTGCAGGCAAGACCATCATGGCGGGGCTCTTGATGAAGGAGATGATCGCGCGGGGCGATCTGCATCGCTGCTTGGTGGTCTGCCCAGGAAGTCTGGCCGAGCAATGGCAGGACGAGCTCTACCGCCGGTTCCATCTCCCTTTTGAAATTCTGACGAATGACAAGCTCGAAGCCGCGCGCACAGGTAACTGGTTCCTCGAAACGAATTTGGTCATTGCCCGTCTCGATAAGCTATCGCGTAACGAGGATGTGCAGGCGAAGCTTGCGGCTCCCGACTGTCATTGGGACCTCATCGTCTGCGACGAGGCCCATAAGATGTCCGCCACCGTCTTTGGTGGCGAGATCAAGTACACCAAACGCTACAAACTTGGGCAATTACTCTCCACGCTCACACGCCATTTTCTCTTGATGACAGCCACTCCGCACAACGGCAAGGAAGAGGACTTCCAGCTGTTCATGGCGTTGTTGGACGGTGACCGTTTCGAGGGGCGCTTCCGCGACGGCGTCCATGCAGTGGATGTATCGGATCTCATGCGTCGTATGGTGAAAGAAAGCTTGCTCAAGTTCGACTCGACGCCGCTATTCCCTGAGCGTATCGCCTATACCGCTCCCTACAAACTCTCCCAAGGCGAAGCGCAGCTCTATAAGGAAGTCACCAACTACGTCCGCGAGGAGTTCGACCGAGCGGCAGCATTGGAAAATGACAAGCGCGCCGATACCGTGGGCTTCGCGTTAACCATTCTCCAGCGACGGCTTGCTTCGTCTCCAGAAGCCATCTACCAATCCTTACGCCGTCGTCGTGAGCGGCTAGAGAAACGTTTACGTGAGATGGAATTGCTCCATCGCGGCACTCCCGTAACTGCCACTGTGGCAAATGGACCTGCGCTTGATGACGAGGATATAGAAGACCTGGAAGAAGCACCCGACAACGAGGTAGTAGCTGCTGAAGAGGAGATTCTCGACCAAGCCACGGCCGCGCGCAGTATTGCGGAGTTGAAGGCGGAGATTCTGACGCTCCAGCGCTTAGAGTCGCTGGCCCTTGCGGTCCGTCGCAGTGGGGAGGATCGGAAATGGCGCGAACTGGCCAAGCTGCTTGGGGTCATCTTCACGCCTGTAGCAATTGCGGACCATGCTGCAGAAACGATATCGCCCTATGGGGCGAGTGGCGTACCTCAACCAACACCATCGCCTCGGCAGAAACTTGTGCTCTTCACCGAGCATCGCGACACCTTGAATTACCTGGAGAGCCGCATTGCCACGCTACTGGGCCGCCGAGAAGCTATCGTCATGATTCACGGCGGGATGGGCCGTGAGGAACGAATGAAAGCGCAGGAGGCTTTTAAGCACGACCCTGAGGTACAGGTACTCCTCGCTACCGATGCGGCAGGCGAAGGTATTAATCTTCAGCGGGCCCACCTCATGGTCAACTACGACCTGCCCTGGAATCCTAACCGTCTCGAACAGCGATTTGGGCGAATCCACCGCATCGGACAGACTGAGGTCTGTCACCTCTGGAATCTGGTGGCTGAGGAGACGCGGGAAGGCGATGTCTATCTGACATTGTTGAAAAAGCTCGACGAGGCACGGAAAGCACTCGGCGGCCAAGTGTTCGATGTGCTGGGCAAGATGCAGTTCGAGGGCAAACCACTGCGCGATCTCCTCATTGAGGCAATCCGGTACGGTGAGCGTCCGGAGGTACAGGCCAGGCTGACGAGAGTGGTGGCGAATGCATTCGATAAGGCTCAACTCCAAGATCTGCTAGAGGAGCGGGCGCTCGCTCACGACGCCATGGATGCGAGCCGCGTGCAGCGTGTGCGGGAGGATATGGAACGAGCCGAAGCGCGAAGGTTGCAGCCACACTATATCGAATCATTCTTTCTCGAAGCATTCCAACGATTGGGTGGGGCAGCGAAGCAGCGAGAGCCACGGCGGTATGAAGTCACACATGTTCCAGCCCCGGTACGAAACCGCGACCGCCTGATCGGGATCGGCGAGCCCGTCCTGCCACGATACGAACGCATTGCGTTTGAAAAGGCACTCATCGCCCCACAAGGTCAGTCTCTCGCAGCCTTTGTCTGTCCGGGTCACCCATTGCTGGATGCTGCCATCGATCTCACATTGGAACGCCATCGAGATCTTCTACGCCGTGGGTCTGTACTGGTGGACGAACGCGACTCCAGCAATGAGCCACGTGTGCTCTTCTATCTCGATCATGCGATTCAAGACGCTAGCAGCATCCGCACGGGCGAGCGACGGATCATCTCCAAGCGCATGCTGTATGTGGAACTCGATGCGGCGCGCAATGCGCGCCACCTGGGCTATGCCCCTTACTTGGACTACAGACCCCTGGCCGCAGCCGAGCCTGACGTCGCAACGATCCTGGCCCGTCCTGAGTGTGGCTGGATCACACGCGAATTAGAGCAGAAGGCTCAGGGATACGCCATTGGGAACGTGGTGCCGGAGCATTTACAGGAAGTCCGCTCACGTCGTGTGGAGTGGACCGACAAGACCCGTGCAGCGGTGAAAGAACGTCTCAC
Proteins encoded in this window:
- a CDS encoding helicase-related protein; this translates as MASLEDLQPNAAVRGILPDSLVTVVSVQWFGSEALELTYKDPAGRVANVLLYRHDEPRLEVVEHGRPWSFDGDGSLFRLVSEAHRIRLAHLFDPVLAVHTSLVDPLPHQITAVYEAMLPRQPLRFLLADDPGAGKTIMAGLLMKEMIARGDLHRCLVVCPGSLAEQWQDELYRRFHLPFEILTNDKLEAARTGNWFLETNLVIARLDKLSRNEDVQAKLAAPDCHWDLIVCDEAHKMSATVFGGEIKYTKRYKLGQLLSTLTRHFLLMTATPHNGKEEDFQLFMALLDGDRFEGRFRDGVHAVDVSDLMRRMVKESLLKFDSTPLFPERIAYTAPYKLSQGEAQLYKEVTNYVREEFDRAAALENDKRADTVGFALTILQRRLASSPEAIYQSLRRRRERLEKRLREMELLHRGTPVTATVANGPALDDEDIEDLEEAPDNEVVAAEEEILDQATAARSIAELKAEILTLQRLESLALAVRRSGEDRKWRELAKLLGVIFTPVAIADHAAETISPYGASGVPQPTPSPRQKLVLFTEHRDTLNYLESRIATLLGRREAIVMIHGGMGREERMKAQEAFKHDPEVQVLLATDAAGEGINLQRAHLMVNYDLPWNPNRLEQRFGRIHRIGQTEVCHLWNLVAEETREGDVYLTLLKKLDEARKALGGQVFDVLGKMQFEGKPLRDLLIEAIRYGERPEVQARLTRVVANAFDKAQLQDLLEERALAHDAMDASRVQRVREDMERAEARRLQPHYIESFFLEAFQRLGGAAKQREPRRYEVTHVPAPVRNRDRLIGIGEPVLPRYERIAFEKALIAPQGQSLAAFVCPGHPLLDAAIDLTLERHRDLLRRGSVLVDERDSSNEPRVLFYLDHAIQDASSIRTGERRIISKRMLYVELDAARNARHLGYAPYLDYRPLAAAEPDVATILARPECGWITRELEQKAQGYAIGNVVPEHLQEVRSRRVEWTDKTRAAVKERLTKEISYWDHRAEQLKVQEQAGKLNARLNSQEARRRADELQGRLQKRMEQLELEGKVSALPPVVLGGVVVVPIGLLAKMAGHPQATSASMIDTQAAAARARDIVMEVERGLGFDPTDREFDKLGYDIESRVPGTGKLRFIEVKGRVSGADTITVTKNEILYSLNRPDDFILAMVEFDGDRHHVHYIRRPFRREPDFGVTSVNYSFGELLAKASRPS